A stretch of Henckelia pumila isolate YLH828 chromosome 4, ASM3356847v2, whole genome shotgun sequence DNA encodes these proteins:
- the LOC140865829 gene encoding UDP-glycosyltransferase 76B1-like isoform X1 has product MDDPSKSSKTRRIILFPLPFQGHINPMIQLANILHSKGFTISIIHTHFNSPDPSKYPHLTFHFIPVGLSEDQASIHDILRALHLLNTECIGPSRECLRKLLATHDDIQCMITDAMMYCSKDVVEDLGIHRIVLRTSSVCSFLAFATLPLLQEKGYFSDHHNNLESRRDDPVPELPPLRVKDIPSIQRPNPNDALKIIRNMVQGTKTASGLILNTFQELEEPNLDYLCQHFRMPTFLIGPFHKFFSAASSSLLTQDRSAISWLDTQKPDSVLYVSFGSLAAMDEDHVTEVAWGLANSMQPFLWVVRPGLVQGSEWLESLPNEFLEITSKRGYIVKWAPQQEVLSHPAVGGFWTHSGWNSVLESICEGVPMICSSFFSDQTVNSRYINDVWKLGIKLECGLKREEIESAIRKILMLDREGQEIRERALCLKVKIQVSLKTDGFSSQSLNALSDLISSFQSSCV; this is encoded by the exons ATGGATGATCCAAGCAAATCCTCGAAAACACGCAGAATAATCCTCTTCCCGCTGCCATTTCAAGGCCACATAAACCCCATGATTCAACTCGCCAATATTCTCCACTCCAAAGGATTCACAATCTCCATCATACACACTCACTTCAACTCCCCCGATCCATCCAAGTATCCTCACCTCACGTTTCACTTTATCCCCGTCGGATTGTCTGAAGATCAAGCTTCCATACATGACATTCTGCGTGCCCTCCATCTCCTCAACACCGAGTGTATCGGGCCCTCTCGCGAGTGCTTGCGGAAGCTGTTGGCAACCCATGATGATATCCAGTGTATGATCACCGATGCGATGATGTATTGCTCCAAAGATGTGGTGGAGGATCTTGGGATACACAGGATTGTGCTCAGGACCAGTAGCGTTTGTTCCTTTTTAGCCTTTGCCACTCTTCCTCTTCTTCAGGAAAAAGGGTACTTCTCTGATCATCATAATAATCTGG AGTCTAGAAGGGACGATCCAGTTCCTGAGCTGCCACCACTTAGAGTAAAAGATATTCCATCAATTCAAAGACCGAACCCGAATGATGCGTTGAAGATCATACGCAATATGGTACAAGGAACGAAGACAGCATCAGGCCTCATCCTCAACACCTTCCAAGAACTTGAAGAGCCAAATCTCGACTATCTTTGTCAGCATTTTCGAATGCCCACGTTTCTAATCGGGCCTTTTCACAAATTCTTTTCGGCGGCGTCCAGCAGTTTGTTGACACAGGATAGAAGCGCTATTTCCTGGCTGGATACCCAAAAGCCAGATTCTGTTCTTTATGTTAGCTTCGGGAGTCTTGCAGCAATGGATGAAGATCATGTAACAGAAGTGGCTTGGGGTCTAGCCAATAGTATGCAGCCCTTCCTCTGGGTGGTCAGGCCTGGATTAGTCCAAGGCTCGGAATGGCTCGAATCGTTGCCGAATGAATTCTTGGAGATTACTAGTAAAAGGGGATACATTGTTAAATGGGCACCTCAGCAAGAAGTGTTGTCTCATCCTGCTGTTGGTGGATTTTGGACTCACAGCGGATGGAACTCTGTTCTTGAGAGTATTTGTGAAGGTGTTCCTATGATCTGCTCCTCCTTTTTCAGCGATCAGACGGTTAATTCCCGATACATAAATGACGTCTGGAAACTTGGGATCAAATTGGAATGTGGGTTGAAAAGAGAGGAGATTGAATCAGCAATCAGAAAGATATTAATGCTTGACCGAGAAGGCCAAGAAATAAGAGAAAGAGCCTTGTGTTTGAAGGTGAAAATACAAGTTTCCTTGAAAACAGATGGGTTTTCAAGCCAATCTCTGAATGCCTTATCTGATCTCATCTCTTCATTTCAATCATCTTGTGTTTAA
- the LOC140865829 gene encoding UDP-glycosyltransferase 76B1-like isoform X2 — protein sequence MDDPSKSSKTRRIILFPLPFQGHINPMIQLANILHSKGFTISIIHTHFNSPDPSKYPHLTFHFIPVGLSEDQASIHDILRALHLLNTECIGPSRECLRKLLATHDDIQCMITDAMMYCSKDVVEDLGIHRIVLRTSSVCSFLAFATLPLLQEKGYFSDHHNNLGIRDDPVPELPPLRVKDIPSIQRPNPNDALKIIRNMVQGTKTASGLILNTFQELEEPNLDYLCQHFRMPTFLIGPFHKFFSAASSSLLTQDRSAISWLDTQKPDSVLYVSFGSLAAMDEDHVTEVAWGLANSMQPFLWVVRPGLVQGSEWLESLPNEFLEITSKRGYIVKWAPQQEVLSHPAVGGFWTHSGWNSVLESICEGVPMICSSFFSDQTVNSRYINDVWKLGIKLECGLKREEIESAIRKILMLDREGQEIRERALCLKVKIQVSLKTDGFSSQSLNALSDLISSFQSSCV from the exons ATGGATGATCCAAGCAAATCCTCGAAAACACGCAGAATAATCCTCTTCCCGCTGCCATTTCAAGGCCACATAAACCCCATGATTCAACTCGCCAATATTCTCCACTCCAAAGGATTCACAATCTCCATCATACACACTCACTTCAACTCCCCCGATCCATCCAAGTATCCTCACCTCACGTTTCACTTTATCCCCGTCGGATTGTCTGAAGATCAAGCTTCCATACATGACATTCTGCGTGCCCTCCATCTCCTCAACACCGAGTGTATCGGGCCCTCTCGCGAGTGCTTGCGGAAGCTGTTGGCAACCCATGATGATATCCAGTGTATGATCACCGATGCGATGATGTATTGCTCCAAAGATGTGGTGGAGGATCTTGGGATACACAGGATTGTGCTCAGGACCAGTAGCGTTTGTTCCTTTTTAGCCTTTGCCACTCTTCCTCTTCTTCAGGAAAAAGGGTACTTCTCTGATCATCATAATAATCTGGGTAT AAGGGACGATCCAGTTCCTGAGCTGCCACCACTTAGAGTAAAAGATATTCCATCAATTCAAAGACCGAACCCGAATGATGCGTTGAAGATCATACGCAATATGGTACAAGGAACGAAGACAGCATCAGGCCTCATCCTCAACACCTTCCAAGAACTTGAAGAGCCAAATCTCGACTATCTTTGTCAGCATTTTCGAATGCCCACGTTTCTAATCGGGCCTTTTCACAAATTCTTTTCGGCGGCGTCCAGCAGTTTGTTGACACAGGATAGAAGCGCTATTTCCTGGCTGGATACCCAAAAGCCAGATTCTGTTCTTTATGTTAGCTTCGGGAGTCTTGCAGCAATGGATGAAGATCATGTAACAGAAGTGGCTTGGGGTCTAGCCAATAGTATGCAGCCCTTCCTCTGGGTGGTCAGGCCTGGATTAGTCCAAGGCTCGGAATGGCTCGAATCGTTGCCGAATGAATTCTTGGAGATTACTAGTAAAAGGGGATACATTGTTAAATGGGCACCTCAGCAAGAAGTGTTGTCTCATCCTGCTGTTGGTGGATTTTGGACTCACAGCGGATGGAACTCTGTTCTTGAGAGTATTTGTGAAGGTGTTCCTATGATCTGCTCCTCCTTTTTCAGCGATCAGACGGTTAATTCCCGATACATAAATGACGTCTGGAAACTTGGGATCAAATTGGAATGTGGGTTGAAAAGAGAGGAGATTGAATCAGCAATCAGAAAGATATTAATGCTTGACCGAGAAGGCCAAGAAATAAGAGAAAGAGCCTTGTGTTTGAAGGTGAAAATACAAGTTTCCTTGAAAACAGATGGGTTTTCAAGCCAATCTCTGAATGCCTTATCTGATCTCATCTCTTCATTTCAATCATCTTGTGTTTAA